In Myxococcota bacterium, a single genomic region encodes these proteins:
- a CDS encoding cbb3-type cytochrome c oxidase subunit I, whose translation MAAPTSIQDPRRPEAWVWVYFATVGIVVALMMVFGLVMRLGQAGLIELPLTWFYQLMTMHGVGMVGISGVGGAAILYHFLSQHVELSRKIFIANFVLFLIGAVLLLGPSLLGSYAGAWTFLYPLPQNSGGQWAPSAAAIHLTGLALVGVGFLLFHLDNARAILARYGSLGNALGWPQLFGNSSEEPPPASVVAGTMVLIVNILGLVSGASIIVLSIVGILNPSFEIDALLAKNMIYMFGHVFINATIYMSVTAVYELLPLYTGRPWKVNKVFLAAWNISTIFVVIVYPHHLLMDFAQPTWLHVLGQVISYGSGFPVLVVTAFGALTLIHRSGIRWTAASGFLVLSMFGWSAGVIPAVVDGTIAANQVMHNTQWVPGHFHFYLVLGLVSMFFGFALHYSRGTGDSAADRVALWTYAIAGLGFTCAFLAAGAQSVPRRWAIHLEEWHGIALVGSVFGALVVVATLLLVVRIAVRARSVA comes from the coding sequence GTGGCGGCGCCGACTTCGATTCAGGACCCCCGTCGCCCCGAAGCCTGGGTATGGGTCTACTTCGCCACCGTGGGCATCGTCGTGGCGCTGATGATGGTCTTCGGTCTGGTCATGCGCCTCGGCCAAGCCGGGCTGATCGAGCTTCCGCTCACCTGGTTCTACCAGCTCATGACCATGCACGGCGTGGGGATGGTCGGGATCTCCGGCGTCGGTGGCGCCGCCATCCTCTACCACTTCCTTTCGCAGCACGTGGAGCTGTCGCGGAAGATCTTCATCGCGAACTTCGTCTTGTTCCTGATCGGCGCCGTGTTGCTCCTGGGGCCGAGCCTGCTCGGCAGCTATGCCGGAGCGTGGACCTTCCTCTACCCCCTCCCCCAGAACTCGGGCGGCCAGTGGGCGCCGAGTGCCGCGGCCATCCATCTGACCGGGCTCGCCCTCGTCGGTGTGGGCTTCCTGCTCTTCCACCTCGACAACGCCCGCGCGATCCTCGCCCGCTACGGCTCGCTCGGCAATGCCCTCGGCTGGCCTCAGCTCTTCGGCAACTCCAGCGAAGAGCCGCCGCCGGCGAGCGTCGTCGCGGGAACGATGGTGCTCATCGTGAACATCCTGGGCCTGGTGAGCGGGGCCTCGATCATCGTCCTGTCGATCGTCGGCATCTTGAACCCGAGTTTCGAGATCGACGCGCTGCTCGCGAAGAACATGATCTACATGTTCGGCCACGTCTTCATCAACGCGACGATCTACATGTCGGTCACCGCGGTCTACGAGCTGCTCCCGCTCTACACGGGGCGTCCGTGGAAGGTGAACAAGGTCTTCCTCGCCGCCTGGAACATCTCGACGATCTTCGTGGTGATCGTCTACCCGCACCACTTGCTCATGGACTTCGCTCAGCCCACCTGGCTGCACGTGCTCGGCCAGGTGATCTCTTACGGGAGCGGCTTCCCGGTGCTCGTGGTGACCGCGTTCGGTGCCCTCACGCTGATCCACCGCTCGGGCATCCGTTGGACCGCAGCGAGCGGCTTCCTCGTGCTCTCGATGTTCGGCTGGTCCGCTGGTGTGATCCCGGCCGTCGTGGATGGCACGATCGCGGCGAACCAGGTCATGCACAACACCCAGTGGGTGCCGGGCCACTTCCACTTCTACCTGGTGCTCGGCCTGGTCTCGATGTTCTTCGGGTTTGCCCTCCACTACTCGAGAGGCACCGGCGACTCGGCCGCAGACCGGGTCGCCCTCTGGACCTACGCCATCGCCGGGCTCGGCTTCACGTGCGCGTTCCTCGCAGCGGGCGCCCAGAGCGTGCCCCGCCGCTGGGCCATCCACCTCGAGGAATGGCACGGCATCGCGCTCGTCGGTTCGGTCTTCGGGGCCCTCGTCGTCGTGGCCACCCTGCTCCTCGTGGTGCGGATCGCGGTTCGCGCCCGGAGCGTCGCGTAG
- a CDS encoding Rrf2 family transcriptional regulator, whose translation MQLTRYTDYSLRVLMYLAAMPGELTRIEDISDAYGISRGHVMKVVRGLANEGYVESLRGRGGGVKLARSADDISLGEVVRATEENLALVECFGPGSSGHCVIEPACGLQGALSAALDAFLATLDAYTLGDLMTKRRAMTRLLEIA comes from the coding sequence ATGCAGTTGACGCGTTATACGGACTACAGCCTTCGCGTGTTGATGTACCTGGCCGCCATGCCGGGTGAACTCACGCGCATCGAAGACATCTCGGACGCCTACGGGATCTCGCGCGGCCACGTCATGAAAGTGGTGCGGGGCCTTGCGAACGAAGGATACGTCGAGTCGCTCCGTGGCAGAGGCGGCGGCGTGAAGCTCGCCAGGTCGGCGGACGACATCAGCTTAGGCGAGGTCGTGCGCGCCACCGAAGAGAATCTCGCGCTGGTGGAGTGTTTCGGGCCGGGTTCTTCAGGCCACTGTGTCATCGAGCCCGCATGTGGGCTGCAGGGGGCACTGAGCGCCGCACTCGACGCGTTCCTTGCGACACTCGACGCGTACACGCTGGGCGATCTGATGACGAAGCGCCGGGCGATGACCCGTCTCTTGGAGATTGCCTAG
- a CDS encoding wax ester/triacylglycerol synthase family O-acyltransferase, whose amino-acid sequence MPSRSPMTYQDHLSDADALMLTLEQDPTLRSTIVSTWLLDRAPDLARFEHKLERALEIIPRLRQRIVRDALGIATPKWERDPDFDLRFHLRRTHLGGDGTLRDLLDHAEPIAMQAFDMSRPLWELHLIDGLEGGRCAALMKLHHAISDGVGLVKMTECLIEKGPDDEELPPLRKTDADFAPPSAWERLGDALEHRISSALENLESAGSAAANEAFDAVRNPVARFRELRDTASSIARVLAPASEPMSPVMRDRSTRVRFDYLSVPLEELKRAGKTQGASVNDAFVAAVAGGLARYHEEQGSPVDCLRMLMPVNVRSGERASEVGNQFSPARFEVPVGISDPAKRIRAIRAASREQRDEPALPLIGPISAALGRLPESAVVALFGAMQRTTDFTTSNVPGPRRPTWMSGARVEAVLPFGPLAGAALNVTVFSYDGAMHVGINADPAAVDDPELLFECLQKSFDEVLTIVA is encoded by the coding sequence ATGCCCAGCCGATCCCCGATGACCTACCAGGACCACCTGAGTGACGCCGACGCCTTGATGCTGACCCTCGAGCAGGATCCGACGCTCCGCTCGACGATCGTCAGCACCTGGCTGCTGGACCGGGCCCCGGACCTGGCCCGCTTCGAGCACAAGCTCGAGCGCGCGCTCGAGATCATCCCGCGCCTGCGCCAGCGCATCGTCCGCGACGCGCTCGGCATCGCGACGCCGAAGTGGGAGCGCGACCCCGACTTCGACCTGCGCTTCCACCTGCGGCGCACGCACCTCGGCGGCGACGGAACCCTGCGGGACCTGCTCGACCACGCCGAGCCGATCGCCATGCAGGCCTTCGACATGAGCCGCCCGCTGTGGGAGCTGCATCTCATCGACGGCCTCGAAGGCGGCCGCTGCGCGGCGCTCATGAAGCTCCATCATGCGATCAGCGACGGTGTGGGCCTGGTGAAGATGACCGAGTGTCTGATCGAGAAGGGCCCCGACGACGAAGAGCTGCCGCCCCTGCGGAAGACCGACGCAGACTTCGCGCCGCCCAGCGCCTGGGAGCGCCTCGGCGACGCCCTGGAACACCGCATCTCGTCGGCCCTCGAGAACCTCGAGAGCGCGGGTAGCGCCGCGGCGAACGAGGCCTTCGACGCCGTCCGCAACCCGGTGGCGCGTTTCCGCGAGCTGCGCGACACGGCCAGCTCGATCGCGCGGGTGTTGGCGCCGGCGTCGGAGCCGATGTCGCCGGTCATGCGCGACCGCTCGACGCGCGTGCGCTTCGACTACCTGTCCGTCCCCCTCGAAGAGCTGAAGCGGGCGGGCAAGACCCAAGGCGCGTCGGTGAACGATGCGTTCGTGGCCGCCGTCGCCGGAGGTCTGGCGCGCTACCACGAGGAGCAGGGTTCCCCGGTCGACTGCCTGCGCATGCTCATGCCCGTCAACGTGCGTTCGGGCGAGCGCGCCTCGGAGGTCGGAAACCAGTTCTCGCCGGCCCGGTTCGAAGTTCCCGTGGGCATCAGCGACCCGGCGAAGCGCATCCGCGCCATCCGGGCGGCGTCGCGCGAGCAGCGCGACGAGCCGGCGCTCCCGCTGATCGGCCCGATCTCCGCCGCCCTCGGCCGCCTGCCCGAGAGCGCCGTCGTGGCGCTCTTCGGTGCGATGCAGCGCACGACGGATTTCACCACCAGCAACGTGCCCGGGCCGCGCCGTCCCACCTGGATGAGCGGAGCGCGCGTGGAGGCGGTCCTGCCCTTCGGCCCCCTCGCCGGCGCCGCCCTCAACGTGACGGTGTTCAGCTACGACGGCGCGATGCACGTCGGCATCAACGCCGACCCGGCCGCGGTGGACGACCCGGAGCTGCTCTTCGAATGCCTGCAGAAGAGCTTCGACGAGGTCCTCACGATCGTCGCATGA
- a CDS encoding acetyl-CoA acetyltransferase yields the protein MDFSAVPDETPVLVGVGQCVDRVGAPAYQGWSAVEMAVEASRAAMADSGAADRIGAEIDWIATTRTFDDSARHLKLPFGRSNNFPRSICRRLGIRPATATWEDAGGNTPQSLLAEACERVASGEFRAALLTGAEAIATARHLVKTGGQADWSEELDEAVEDRQGQQIQGILSIHSYRHGLLAAPPLYGLCENARRGRAGADRAAWRAEMATWFAPFSACAAANPYAFAENPAYTPAEIAQVTAENRLIADPYPRLVVAQDRVNQGAAVLVTRVDVARRLGVAAEQCVFLHGYAAAKEKVVEHRADPSAYPAAVAATRLALERAGIGLDDLAAFDFYSCFPIAVSSVAEGLGLAADDPRGLTATGGLPYFGGPGNNYSMHAIASVVGRLRADPGSAGFVGANGGFLSKYAVGILSTRPAPFRAWDSAALQAEIDAVESPPFTETPSGRATIETYTLMYGRDGSPEQAVILGRLADDVRFLATAKEDESATLAQMAKEEPLGAAVVVETGEDGNRFRLA from the coding sequence ATGGATTTTTCAGCGGTTCCGGATGAAACCCCCGTTCTCGTCGGCGTCGGCCAGTGCGTCGATCGCGTCGGAGCGCCGGCCTACCAGGGCTGGTCGGCCGTCGAGATGGCTGTCGAAGCGAGTCGCGCGGCGATGGCGGACTCCGGTGCCGCCGACCGCATCGGTGCCGAGATCGATTGGATCGCGACGACGCGGACCTTCGACGACTCGGCGCGCCACTTGAAGCTTCCCTTCGGTCGCTCGAACAACTTTCCACGTTCCATCTGTCGGCGGCTCGGAATCCGCCCCGCGACGGCCACCTGGGAGGACGCCGGCGGGAACACGCCGCAATCCCTGTTGGCGGAAGCCTGTGAGCGCGTCGCATCGGGGGAATTCCGCGCGGCGCTGCTCACGGGCGCCGAGGCGATCGCGACGGCGCGCCATCTGGTGAAGACCGGGGGACAAGCCGACTGGTCGGAGGAGCTGGACGAAGCCGTCGAGGACCGTCAGGGCCAACAGATCCAGGGGATCCTCTCGATCCACTCCTACCGTCACGGTCTGTTGGCCGCACCGCCGCTCTACGGGCTCTGCGAGAACGCCCGACGCGGGCGCGCGGGAGCCGACCGCGCTGCCTGGCGCGCCGAGATGGCCACCTGGTTCGCACCCTTCTCGGCGTGCGCCGCGGCGAACCCCTACGCCTTCGCTGAGAATCCCGCGTATACCCCTGCCGAGATCGCTCAGGTGACCGCCGAGAACCGGCTGATCGCCGACCCCTATCCGCGCCTCGTGGTGGCGCAGGATCGGGTGAACCAGGGCGCTGCGGTGCTCGTCACCCGAGTCGACGTTGCGAGACGACTCGGCGTCGCTGCCGAGCAATGCGTGTTTCTGCACGGCTATGCAGCCGCGAAGGAGAAAGTCGTCGAGCACCGGGCGGATCCGAGCGCCTATCCCGCGGCGGTCGCGGCAACGCGCCTGGCGCTCGAGCGGGCGGGGATCGGTCTCGACGACCTGGCGGCCTTCGATTTCTACAGCTGCTTCCCGATCGCGGTGTCGAGTGTGGCCGAGGGGCTCGGCCTCGCGGCCGACGATCCGCGGGGTCTGACGGCGACCGGGGGCCTCCCGTACTTCGGCGGCCCCGGCAACAACTATTCGATGCACGCCATCGCCAGCGTGGTGGGGCGCTTGCGCGCCGACCCGGGCAGCGCAGGCTTCGTGGGAGCGAACGGCGGGTTCCTCTCGAAGTACGCCGTGGGGATCCTCTCGACCCGGCCCGCGCCTTTCCGCGCCTGGGACAGCGCGGCGCTGCAGGCCGAGATCGACGCGGTGGAGTCGCCGCCGTTCACCGAGACGCCCTCGGGCCGTGCCACCATCGAGACCTACACCCTGATGTACGGGCGCGACGGCAGCCCCGAGCAGGCCGTGATTCTCGGACGGCTCGCGGACGACGTGCGCTTCCTGGCCACGGCCAAGGAAGACGAGAGCGCCACCCTCGCCCAGATGGCGAAGGAAGAACCGCTCGGCGCGGCGGTCGTCGTGGAGACCGGCGAAGACGGCAATCGCTTCCGGCTCGCCTGA
- a CDS encoding LysR family transcriptional regulator, producing the protein MNWETVRFDWNQARAFLATAEEGSLSAAARALDLTQPTLGRQVAALEAELGITLFERVGRSLSLTNSGIELLEHFRAMGDAAARITLAASGQSQAIDGQVRITTTDMVATHILPPMLRRVRDAAPGIDLEIIASNEVRDLHRREADIAIRHVRPEQPDLIARLIGETTARFYAATAYLERHGRPQSAADLEEALFVGGEQPERYVPGLNALGLALDPAQFKITTTSGPAMIELMRQGYGISPLPKAIAAREPLLECVLPELPPIPVPVWLVTHRELHTSRRIRLVYDELAEALAAFLGSEAATDPGAGRP; encoded by the coding sequence ATGAATTGGGAGACGGTCCGCTTCGATTGGAACCAGGCGCGCGCCTTCCTGGCGACCGCGGAAGAAGGGTCGCTGTCCGCCGCGGCGCGGGCGCTCGACCTCACCCAGCCCACCCTCGGCCGCCAGGTCGCGGCGCTGGAAGCCGAACTCGGCATCACCCTCTTCGAGCGCGTCGGCCGCTCGCTCTCGCTGACGAACTCGGGCATCGAGTTGCTCGAGCACTTTCGTGCCATGGGGGACGCGGCCGCGCGCATCACGCTCGCGGCCTCCGGCCAGTCGCAGGCGATCGATGGCCAGGTACGGATCACGACCACGGACATGGTCGCGACCCACATCCTCCCCCCGATGCTGCGGCGCGTGCGCGACGCCGCACCGGGCATCGACCTCGAGATCATCGCGTCGAACGAAGTGCGCGACCTACATCGACGGGAAGCCGACATCGCGATCCGTCACGTACGTCCCGAGCAGCCCGACCTGATTGCGCGCCTCATCGGCGAGACCACCGCCCGATTCTATGCGGCCACCGCGTACCTGGAGCGACACGGACGCCCCCAGAGCGCCGCCGATCTCGAAGAGGCGCTCTTCGTGGGAGGCGAGCAGCCCGAGCGATACGTCCCGGGCCTGAACGCCCTCGGCCTCGCGCTCGACCCGGCACAGTTCAAGATCACGACCACGAGCGGCCCGGCGATGATCGAGCTCATGAGACAGGGATACGGCATCTCTCCTCTCCCGAAGGCGATCGCCGCACGTGAACCGCTACTCGAGTGCGTCCTTCCCGAACTGCCCCCGATCCCAGTGCCCGTCTGGCTCGTCACGCATCGGGAGCTGCACACCAGCCGTCGCATCCGCTTGGTCTACGACGAGCTTGCGGAAGCCCTGGCGGCGTTCCTCGGATCGGAAGCGGCCACCGACCCCGGAGCCGGCCGGCCCTAG
- a CDS encoding cytochrome C oxidase subunit II — protein MTIQATATLISFAGIALMVGIFLFVLARSGDEAAYDTVQPRAYSLRKQLFFILLAGFFIVPALTLRHLPYSPDGVESTVVDVTAHQWRWEISQTDFTAGESVLFRVGSADVNHGFAIYDDTNRVLAQVQAMPGYVNEIAFKFDDPGTYRIMCLEYCGLVHHGMLAALSVTDARETL, from the coding sequence TTGACCATCCAAGCCACCGCAACGCTCATCAGCTTCGCCGGCATCGCCTTGATGGTCGGCATCTTCCTGTTCGTCCTCGCCCGTTCCGGGGACGAAGCCGCCTACGACACCGTGCAACCGCGCGCCTACAGCCTGCGGAAGCAACTCTTCTTCATCCTCCTGGCCGGCTTCTTCATCGTCCCCGCCCTCACCCTCCGTCACCTCCCTTACTCGCCCGACGGCGTGGAGTCGACGGTCGTCGACGTCACCGCGCACCAGTGGCGCTGGGAGATCTCGCAAACCGACTTCACGGCCGGTGAGTCCGTGCTGTTCCGGGTGGGCAGCGCCGACGTCAACCATGGCTTCGCGATCTACGACGACACCAACCGCGTGCTCGCCCAGGTCCAGGCCATGCCGGGGTACGTGAACGAGATCGCCTTCAAGTTCGACGACCCAGGCACCTATCGGATCATGTGCCTCGAGTACTGCGGCCTCGTCCATCACGGCATGCTGGCCGCGCTGAGCGTCACCGACGCCAGGGAGACCCTGTAG
- a CDS encoding SCO family protein gives MMERAAVAAVVVAGLVSFAVATDGFRAVTTEGARRLDVEHAPRPLPAASLRDHRGFAFSWDDYAGSPVLVEFIFTTCPDVCQKMSSDLGELVRTEQARGSDLRFVSVSFDPANDTVAQLARVARHFGADGARWRFARIDDAAELETTLATFGIVAVPSPSRGFEHNAAIHGIDRKGRLARISDLEASAAIAAWARSL, from the coding sequence ATGATGGAGCGCGCAGCGGTCGCAGCGGTCGTCGTCGCGGGGCTCGTGTCCTTTGCCGTCGCCACGGACGGTTTCCGAGCCGTCACGACGGAGGGCGCCCGACGCCTCGACGTGGAACATGCGCCGCGGCCTCTCCCCGCCGCATCCCTCCGCGATCACCGCGGGTTCGCGTTCTCCTGGGACGACTACGCGGGCTCCCCGGTACTCGTCGAGTTCATCTTCACCACCTGCCCGGACGTGTGTCAGAAGATGAGCTCGGACCTCGGGGAGCTCGTCCGAACGGAACAGGCGCGCGGGAGCGACCTTCGCTTCGTGAGCGTTTCGTTCGACCCGGCGAACGACACGGTCGCGCAGCTCGCACGCGTGGCCCGCCACTTCGGCGCCGACGGCGCGCGCTGGCGCTTCGCCCGGATCGACGATGCGGCAGAGCTCGAGACCACCCTCGCCACCTTCGGGATCGTGGCCGTCCCGAGCCCGAGCCGCGGCTTCGAGCACAACGCGGCGATCCACGGAATCGATCGCAAGGGGCGTCTCGCACGGATCAGCGACCTGGAAGCCAGCGCCGCGATCGCGGCCTGGGCGCGCAGCCTGTGA
- a CDS encoding SCO family protein: MARTPLLSADSRILYLQVPLIVIAAAFTWLGVGGSPATARLDAGAGYTRLAPPLPLPDFELESAPSGNPLRPADLAGAWTLLAVGFASCPDICPNTLSVLSRAAATLWPDTADARVLFVSVDPERDDVERLGAYAGHFGPHVRAATGTHPALRELTHPLGLFYARSESGDPAHYAVEHATSVLVIDPDGAVIGVLSGAELHTEGVITALRSLLAREGA, from the coding sequence ATGGCGCGCACACCCCTCCTGAGCGCGGACTCCCGCATCCTGTACCTGCAGGTGCCGCTGATCGTGATCGCCGCGGCCTTCACCTGGCTCGGTGTGGGGGGAAGTCCGGCGACAGCCCGGCTCGACGCGGGAGCTGGCTACACCCGTCTCGCGCCGCCGCTCCCGCTCCCCGATTTCGAACTCGAGAGCGCACCCAGCGGGAATCCGCTGCGACCGGCCGACCTCGCCGGAGCCTGGACCCTGCTCGCCGTCGGGTTCGCCTCGTGTCCCGACATCTGTCCCAACACGCTGAGCGTCCTTTCGCGTGCCGCGGCTACGCTGTGGCCCGATACCGCCGACGCCCGCGTCCTGTTCGTCTCCGTCGATCCGGAACGCGACGACGTGGAACGTCTCGGCGCCTACGCCGGCCATTTCGGCCCCCACGTCCGGGCGGCCACGGGCACCCACCCCGCGCTCCGAGAGCTCACGCATCCGCTCGGGCTCTTCTACGCCCGATCCGAGTCCGGCGATCCGGCGCACTACGCGGTCGAGCACGCGACGAGCGTGCTCGTGATCGACCCGGACGGCGCCGTGATCGGCGTGTTGTCTGGCGCCGAACTCCACACCGAAGGGGTGATCACGGCGCTTCGGTCACTGCTCGCGCGAGAAGGAGCGTGA
- a CDS encoding TetR/AcrR family transcriptional regulator, with protein sequence MSAEVPQRKRLPPEERRAQLLGIAIDVFADRGLGAARHAEIAERAGVAVSTVFVYFPTREDLVRDVLDAVAAFFLGLLERAHAREAPCAEILRGINERLLGELEKNRSHVLVWLEWGSAVREEAWPAYRAFSEQAVAITQRTFERGQREGSVPADADVESLARLFTSSSQSIARLQLGDVDRGTIERYLDTLLQAVLPDAPAETS encoded by the coding sequence ATGAGCGCCGAAGTCCCCCAACGCAAGCGACTACCGCCCGAGGAGCGCCGCGCGCAGCTGCTCGGCATCGCGATCGACGTATTCGCCGATCGCGGCCTGGGCGCCGCGCGTCACGCCGAGATCGCCGAACGCGCGGGCGTGGCCGTTTCCACGGTGTTCGTCTATTTCCCCACCCGCGAGGACCTCGTGCGCGACGTCCTCGACGCGGTCGCCGCGTTCTTCCTGGGGCTCCTCGAGCGCGCCCACGCGCGCGAAGCCCCCTGCGCCGAGATCCTCCGCGGGATCAACGAACGCCTGCTCGGAGAACTCGAGAAGAACCGCAGCCACGTGCTGGTCTGGCTCGAGTGGGGCTCGGCCGTGCGGGAAGAAGCCTGGCCCGCCTACCGGGCATTCAGTGAGCAGGCAGTGGCCATCACCCAGCGCACCTTCGAGCGCGGTCAGCGCGAGGGCAGCGTCCCGGCCGACGCCGATGTCGAATCGCTCGCGCGTCTGTTCACGTCGAGCTCCCAGTCGATCGCGCGGCTGCAGCTCGGCGACGTCGACCGCGGCACCATCGAGCGCTACCTCGACACGCTGCTCCAGGCGGTCCTTCCTGACGCTCCGGCAGAGACCTCCTAG
- a CDS encoding PepSY-associated TM helix domain-containing protein, which produces MRKEAKKARRRWWFWLHSWLGLKLSILLGFVLATGTLAVLSHEVDWLLEPAMRADGIEPEAIAWGAAFDAARRERPEAAWLSLTRPVGDGFALQATLITSWGEPVRLWLDPRDGSFQGETRWFNVQRFFRMVHRHLMLPPKVGIPIVSALSLPLLLSLVSGLVIYGKFWRGFFRRPRFERRPRLWLGDLHRLAGVWSAWFVALMSITGMWYLVESLGGDAPVVLTVEVPARDERLPADFDGARLDAAVESARAQLPGLAVESIVFPEEADRALVVGGQLTASLVRSRSNAVHFDPITGAVLGSRRGEELGVHQRLSEAADPLHFGTFGGLTTKFLWFVAGLFLTGLAISGALVYVERIRQGLERGQLGRRGSAESETRPEVSA; this is translated from the coding sequence GTGAGGAAGGAAGCGAAGAAGGCTCGGCGCCGCTGGTGGTTCTGGCTCCACTCCTGGTTGGGCCTGAAACTGTCGATCCTGCTCGGGTTCGTGCTGGCCACGGGAACCCTCGCGGTCCTCAGCCACGAAGTCGACTGGTTGCTCGAACCGGCGATGCGCGCGGACGGGATCGAACCGGAGGCGATTGCCTGGGGAGCCGCGTTCGACGCAGCCCGGCGCGAACGCCCCGAGGCCGCGTGGTTGAGCTTGACCCGACCCGTCGGGGACGGGTTCGCGCTCCAGGCGACGCTCATTACCTCCTGGGGCGAGCCGGTGCGGCTGTGGCTCGACCCGCGCGACGGGTCGTTCCAGGGGGAGACGCGTTGGTTCAACGTGCAGCGTTTCTTCCGAATGGTGCACCGCCACCTGATGTTGCCGCCGAAGGTCGGCATTCCCATCGTGTCGGCGCTTTCACTGCCTTTGCTCTTGTCCCTCGTCAGTGGCCTCGTGATCTACGGGAAGTTCTGGCGCGGCTTCTTTCGCCGGCCTCGTTTCGAGCGACGGCCCCGTCTCTGGCTGGGGGATCTCCACCGTCTGGCCGGCGTCTGGAGCGCGTGGTTCGTCGCGCTGATGTCGATCACGGGGATGTGGTACCTGGTCGAGAGCCTGGGAGGCGATGCGCCCGTGGTGTTGACGGTCGAAGTGCCGGCGCGCGACGAGCGACTGCCGGCCGACTTCGATGGAGCGCGCCTCGATGCCGCCGTCGAAAGCGCCCGAGCCCAGCTGCCCGGGCTGGCGGTCGAGTCGATCGTGTTTCCCGAAGAGGCGGACCGCGCCCTCGTGGTGGGCGGTCAGCTCACGGCGAGTCTGGTGCGATCGCGCTCCAACGCGGTCCACTTCGACCCCATTACCGGTGCGGTTCTGGGAAGTCGTCGCGGGGAGGAACTCGGCGTCCATCAGCGCCTGTCCGAGGCGGCAGATCCGCTGCACTTCGGGACCTTCGGCGGGCTGACGACGAAGTTCCTCTGGTTCGTCGCGGGTCTCTTCCTCACCGGTCTCGCGATCAGCGGGGCGCTCGTCTACGTCGAACGGATCCGACAGGGACTCGAGCGCGGGCAGCTGGGTCGACGCGGGTCGGCAGAGAGTGAGACTCGGCCCGAGGTGTCGGCATGA
- a CDS encoding copper chaperone PCu(A)C: protein MYPKHLPCVLSAVIGLAGSASANGSIEVSEAYVPEPPPVARMAAAYLRVVNQGALPARIIGAEADCAERVEIHRTVHANGRARMESVTTLDLAPGEALAFAPGGLHLMLHGTRLQAGDACQFRLLLSEPSEVLFEAPVRSRNRAPTPHHHAGSEREAGPEGEAR from the coding sequence GTGTACCCGAAGCACCTTCCCTGCGTCCTGTCCGCCGTCATCGGGCTGGCGGGCAGCGCGTCGGCGAACGGTTCCATCGAGGTCTCCGAGGCCTACGTGCCCGAGCCCCCTCCGGTCGCCCGGATGGCCGCGGCCTACTTGCGCGTCGTGAACCAGGGCGCCCTGCCGGCGCGCATCATCGGCGCCGAGGCGGATTGCGCCGAGCGGGTCGAGATCCATCGCACAGTGCACGCCAACGGCCGAGCGCGAATGGAGAGCGTCACGACGCTCGACCTAGCACCGGGCGAGGCGCTGGCCTTCGCTCCCGGCGGCCTTCACCTCATGCTCCACGGTACGCGCCTCCAGGCCGGAGATGCCTGCCAGTTTCGCCTGCTCCTGTCCGAGCCCTCGGAAGTTCTCTTCGAGGCCCCGGTGCGGAGCCGGAACCGCGCGCCCACGCCCCACCACCACGCAGGATCCGAGCGAGAAGCCGGACCCGAAGGAGAAGCGCGTTGA